The proteins below come from a single Rhizobium etli CFN 42 genomic window:
- a CDS encoding carbohydrate ABC transporter permease: MATAVMTSLDTKSRAASRGMSDIRIRNLFIIPTILFLIVFNIFPLIYSLGYSFTDFRASSNAPVNFVGLQNYRELLNDPFIWSNFAITAKYVIVSVTGQVIVGFGTAMLLNRDIPMKGLLTTLLLLPMMLSMAVVGLFWKLLYDPSFGIINYTLGLGSFEWLSNPDVALYAVAITDIWMWSPFVMLLSLAGLSAVPKHLYEAAAIDRAGPFYTFFRITLPLVAPILMIAIIFRTMEAFKTFDLAYILTSQPTTEVISIRLYKMAFQEWQTGRSCALAYIVLIMILAITNIYVKYLNKVKER, from the coding sequence TTGGCCACCGCAGTCATGACATCGCTGGACACGAAATCGCGTGCCGCGTCGCGTGGCATGAGCGACATCCGCATTCGCAACCTGTTCATCATCCCGACGATCCTGTTTCTGATCGTCTTCAACATCTTCCCGCTGATCTACTCGCTCGGCTATTCCTTCACCGACTTTCGCGCCTCGTCGAACGCGCCGGTCAATTTCGTCGGCCTGCAGAACTACCGCGAGCTGCTCAACGATCCGTTCATATGGTCTAACTTTGCCATCACCGCGAAATATGTGATCGTCTCCGTTACGGGACAGGTGATCGTCGGCTTCGGCACGGCGATGCTGCTCAACCGCGACATTCCGATGAAGGGTCTTCTGACGACACTGCTGCTGCTGCCGATGATGCTGTCGATGGCAGTGGTCGGCCTCTTCTGGAAGCTGCTCTACGATCCCTCCTTTGGCATCATCAACTACACGCTCGGCCTCGGCTCCTTCGAGTGGCTGTCGAATCCGGATGTGGCGCTCTATGCGGTCGCCATCACTGATATCTGGATGTGGTCGCCGTTCGTGATGCTGCTGTCGCTCGCCGGCCTTTCGGCCGTGCCAAAGCACCTCTACGAGGCAGCGGCGATCGACCGGGCGGGACCATTCTATACCTTCTTCCGCATCACACTGCCGCTGGTGGCGCCGATCCTGATGATCGCAATTATCTTCCGGACGATGGAAGCCTTCAAAACCTTCGACCTCGCCTACATCCTGACCAGCCAGCCGACGACGGAGGTGATCTCCATTCGGCTCTATAAGATGGCCTTCCAGGAATGGCAGACGGGGCGCTCCTGCGCACTCGCCTACATCGTGCTCATCATGATCCTCGCGATCACCAACATTTACGTCAAGTACCTCAACAAAGTGAAGGAGCGCTGA
- a CDS encoding carbohydrate ABC transporter permease, translating to MAAVQTRSERALNRIAIAAVLVITLIFLAPIYWITSTAFKPRNLATTIPPTVVFEPELSPFVKLFTKRSQLRGVPTPEEYAAAPWWERMVFDGGEKIVRSGRGEVQPSGYPNRFMNSLIVAITSTLLAVGMGTFTAYGFSRFRVKGEADLLFFILSTRMLPPVVVAIPMFLMYRAVGLNDTHWGLIILYTAFNLSFSVWLMKGFIDEIPKEYEEAALVDGYTRMEAFFKIVIPEAATGIAATAVFCFITAWNEYAFALIMTNRRAQTAPPFIPSQVGSGLPDWTVIAAGTFLFLLPVAIFTFLLRNHLLRGMSFGAIRK from the coding sequence ATGGCTGCCGTCCAAACACGCTCCGAACGCGCGCTGAACCGGATTGCGATCGCCGCGGTACTGGTCATTACGCTGATCTTCCTGGCGCCGATCTACTGGATTACCTCGACGGCCTTCAAGCCTCGCAACCTCGCCACCACCATCCCGCCGACGGTGGTCTTCGAGCCTGAACTCTCGCCTTTCGTGAAGCTCTTCACCAAGCGCTCACAGCTACGCGGGGTGCCGACGCCCGAAGAATATGCCGCCGCCCCCTGGTGGGAGCGGATGGTGTTCGACGGCGGCGAGAAGATCGTCCGCTCCGGCCGCGGCGAGGTGCAGCCGTCCGGCTATCCGAACCGCTTCATGAATTCGCTGATCGTCGCCATCACCTCCACGCTGCTGGCGGTGGGAATGGGAACTTTCACGGCGTACGGTTTCTCACGCTTCAGAGTGAAGGGGGAGGCAGACCTTCTATTCTTCATCCTGTCGACTCGCATGCTGCCACCTGTCGTCGTAGCGATCCCGATGTTCCTCATGTACCGCGCCGTCGGCCTCAACGACACGCATTGGGGCCTCATCATACTCTACACTGCCTTCAACCTTTCCTTCTCTGTTTGGCTGATGAAGGGTTTCATCGATGAGATCCCGAAGGAATACGAGGAGGCCGCGCTCGTTGACGGCTACACGCGGATGGAAGCCTTTTTCAAGATCGTCATTCCGGAAGCAGCGACCGGCATAGCCGCAACCGCCGTCTTCTGCTTCATCACCGCCTGGAACGAGTATGCCTTTGCGCTCATCATGACGAACCGGCGGGCGCAAACCGCCCCACCCTTCATTCCCAGCCAGGTCGGCTCCGGCCTGCCGGATTGGACGGTCATCGCGGCCGGGACCTTCCTGTTCCTGCTACCGGTCGCCATCTTCACCTTCCTGCTCAGGAACCACCTCCTGCGCGGCATGAGCTTTGGAGCGATCCGCAAATGA
- a CDS encoding ABC transporter ATP-binding protein, translating to MTQIELRAIQKYFGAVQVIKDLNLAIDDNEFIVLLGQSGCGKTTTLRAIAGLETIDDGDILIDGQPVQHIKASGRDIAMVFQSFSLYPHMTVYENIAFPLRATRMSRADVDRAVREIAAVLRITDLLARKPSALSGGDMQRVAIGRALVRRPKAMLMDEPIGALDAKLREEMRAEIKRLHIKQGSTTIYVTHDQVEAMSLADRIVIMHEGILQQVGTPEEVYGQPANMFVAQFVGSPVMNMAPATVSETGGHTSVQVGDGTTGFEFPAVLANRLSEARAASGQLTLGVRPEGVVVSREAREGFVPVEAHIIEPLGSHDIVDLKVGQQMIRARTKSGFVPGPGEAVWARIDPAQAHFFNTATGSSLGIRL from the coding sequence ATGACGCAGATCGAGCTTCGCGCTATCCAGAAGTATTTCGGTGCCGTCCAGGTCATCAAAGATCTCAATCTTGCCATCGACGACAACGAGTTCATCGTACTGCTCGGACAATCGGGCTGCGGCAAGACGACGACGTTGCGCGCCATTGCGGGTCTGGAGACGATCGACGACGGCGACATCCTGATCGACGGCCAGCCGGTGCAGCATATCAAGGCATCAGGCCGGGACATCGCCATGGTGTTCCAATCCTTCTCGCTCTATCCGCACATGACGGTCTACGAAAACATCGCCTTCCCGCTTCGCGCCACCCGAATGAGCCGCGCCGATGTCGACAGGGCGGTCCGCGAGATCGCCGCCGTGCTGCGCATCACCGATCTGCTGGCCCGCAAGCCATCGGCGCTGTCAGGTGGCGATATGCAACGTGTCGCAATCGGCCGCGCGCTGGTGCGACGCCCGAAAGCGATGCTGATGGACGAGCCGATCGGTGCGCTGGACGCGAAGCTGCGAGAGGAGATGCGGGCGGAAATCAAGCGTCTGCATATCAAGCAGGGTTCAACCACTATCTACGTGACGCATGACCAGGTGGAGGCCATGTCGCTCGCCGATCGCATCGTCATCATGCACGAGGGGATCCTTCAGCAGGTCGGCACGCCGGAAGAGGTTTACGGGCAGCCCGCCAACATGTTCGTGGCGCAATTTGTCGGAAGCCCCGTCATGAACATGGCGCCGGCAACCGTCAGTGAAACGGGCGGCCACACGAGTGTGCAGGTCGGCGATGGGACAACGGGCTTCGAGTTCCCCGCTGTCCTGGCCAACCGCCTCTCTGAGGCGAGGGCCGCGAGCGGGCAGCTGACACTCGGGGTTCGGCCGGAGGGCGTGGTCGTTTCGCGGGAGGCGCGTGAGGGCTTCGTGCCGGTAGAGGCGCATATTATAGAGCCGCTCGGTTCGCACGACATCGTAGACCTGAAGGTCGGTCAGCAGATGATCCGGGCGCGCACCAAAAGCGGTTTCGTGCCCGGTCCGGGCGAGGCCGTCTGGGCCCGCATCGACCCCGCCCAGGCGCATTTCTTCAACACGGCAACCGGTTCATCGCTTGGGATCAGACTCTGA
- a CDS encoding ABC transporter ATP-binding protein — translation MAHIELKGITKTFGTHTALKNLNIDIADGEFFVLLGQTGAGKTTTLRLIAGLEKPTAGQIFIDGHDVADWGAAERDVALVLQQYSLYPRYTVRENLEFPLKSRIRRIDPPEIQERVARVAKTLRIEHLLDRKTDRLSGGEMQRVSIGRAIVRKPRVFLMDEPLSALDAKLREALRTELKNLQMNLGATFLFVTHDQIEAMSMGDKIGVLNNGQLVQTGTPQEIYRNPANTFVARAVGSPPMNLITGTLAGGEAVASEGYRLPFGNGRAIAADGRPLTFGIRPEDIFLDSGAPGEARVHDVENHGVEKIVTLRTGEKFIHATVPTQTVLRIEDTVRFSWNPEKVVLFDAGSGVSLRHAV, via the coding sequence ATGGCGCATATCGAACTCAAGGGCATCACCAAGACTTTCGGCACCCACACGGCACTTAAAAACCTGAACATCGACATCGCCGACGGCGAGTTCTTCGTGCTGCTCGGGCAGACCGGGGCCGGCAAGACGACGACGCTGCGCCTGATCGCCGGTCTTGAGAAGCCGACGGCGGGCCAGATCTTCATAGACGGGCACGACGTCGCCGACTGGGGCGCCGCCGAGCGGGACGTAGCCCTGGTGCTCCAGCAATACTCGCTTTACCCGCGTTATACGGTTCGGGAGAACCTGGAATTTCCATTGAAATCCCGCATTCGCCGCATTGACCCTCCGGAAATCCAGGAGCGCGTGGCACGGGTTGCAAAGACCCTGCGCATCGAGCATCTGCTCGACCGCAAGACGGATCGGCTGTCGGGAGGTGAGATGCAGCGCGTCTCGATCGGTCGGGCCATCGTGCGCAAGCCGCGGGTCTTCCTGATGGACGAACCGCTTTCGGCGCTCGACGCGAAGCTTCGCGAAGCGTTGCGCACTGAGTTGAAGAACCTGCAGATGAACCTCGGCGCGACCTTCCTCTTCGTCACCCATGACCAGATAGAGGCCATGTCCATGGGCGACAAGATCGGCGTCCTGAACAACGGCCAACTGGTGCAGACAGGCACACCGCAGGAGATCTACCGGAACCCGGCCAACACCTTCGTCGCGCGCGCCGTCGGTTCACCGCCGATGAACCTGATCACCGGTACGCTTGCCGGCGGCGAGGCAGTGGCCAGCGAGGGCTACCGGCTGCCGTTCGGCAACGGCCGGGCGATCGCGGCGGACGGTCGCCCGCTCACCTTCGGCATCCGTCCGGAGGACATCTTCCTCGACAGCGGCGCGCCAGGGGAAGCGCGGGTGCACGACGTGGAGAACCATGGCGTCGAAAAGATTGTGACGCTACGCACCGGCGAGAAGTTCATCCACGCGACCGTGCCGACGCAAACGGTACTTCGGATTGAGGACACGGTTCGCTTTTCGTGGAATCCGGAAAAGGTCGTCCTTTTTGACGCCGGCAGCGGGGTAAGCCTGCGGCATGCGGTCTGA
- a CDS encoding NAD(P)-dependent oxidoreductase yields the protein MSFIFSTHPLHPAAKAMLQGAGDLRIASAPDPETLLREGRGAGIVIVRAPIPPVFFEDAPALRAAIRHGAGLDMVPMEAATRAGVLVANVPGVNASTVAEHVFLVTLALLRRFRQMDGDLRQNGWAAGRAQADAAVDLGGRTMGIVGMGNVGKAIFKIAKFGFGLEVVATSRSPGSVPEGARFLTIDELVALADILVLCCPLTPGTTGLLHAGRIARMRPDAILVNVSRGPVVDDAALIEALRGGRIGGAALDVFATQPLPLDHPYFGFANVIVTPHLAGLTEESMMRMGTGAASEALRVIKGDLPVNLRNPEVVEHYRRRFPT from the coding sequence ATGAGCTTCATCTTTTCCACACATCCCCTGCACCCCGCGGCCAAGGCCATGCTTCAGGGAGCGGGTGATCTGCGTATCGCGTCCGCGCCCGATCCCGAAACCTTGCTGCGAGAAGGACGGGGTGCGGGCATTGTCATCGTGCGCGCGCCGATCCCGCCGGTTTTCTTCGAGGATGCGCCGGCGCTCCGTGCGGCGATCCGCCATGGTGCCGGCCTCGACATGGTGCCGATGGAGGCGGCGACCCGCGCCGGTGTGCTTGTCGCCAACGTGCCTGGTGTCAATGCGTCGACTGTCGCCGAACATGTGTTCCTGGTGACACTGGCTCTGCTCAGGCGCTTCCGCCAGATGGACGGGGACCTGCGTCAGAACGGCTGGGCAGCAGGCCGCGCCCAGGCGGATGCTGCCGTCGACCTCGGCGGCCGCACTATGGGTATCGTCGGCATGGGCAATGTCGGGAAGGCGATCTTCAAGATTGCAAAGTTCGGCTTTGGCCTCGAGGTGGTCGCCACGAGCCGGTCGCCGGGAAGTGTGCCGGAGGGCGCGCGCTTCCTGACAATCGATGAGCTCGTCGCGCTGGCCGATATCCTTGTGCTTTGCTGCCCGCTGACGCCCGGGACAACTGGCTTGCTCCATGCCGGGCGCATCGCTCGGATGAGGCCCGATGCCATTCTGGTCAACGTTTCGCGCGGTCCCGTGGTCGATGACGCGGCGCTGATCGAGGCCTTGCGCGGCGGCCGCATCGGCGGAGCGGCGCTCGACGTCTTTGCTACGCAACCACTGCCGTTAGATCATCCCTATTTCGGCTTTGCCAACGTCATCGTCACTCCGCATCTGGCTGGTCTGACGGAAGAGAGCATGATGCGCATGGGAACAGGCGCGGCCAGCGAAGCGCTGCGCGTCATCAAAGGCGACCTGCCCGTCAATTTGCGGAATCCCGAAGTGGTAGAGCACTACCGCCGGCGCTTTCCGACATAA
- a CDS encoding FadR/GntR family transcriptional regulator, protein MKENSLLSDLAAHLFSNLSGNGRTPSERELAEHFSVSRGQIREALAILEAMRIVERRAKSGIYLTTTEASVEAMALFARAGVPLDPILIYETVELRKIHEIKAAELACDRATEENYKRLRDILAASEAKLAAGEGLAREDRDFHLEIVRATKNSVFYRVCSVYYVMGEHRLPIYFADAARSRRSHEEHIRIYEALLARDGNLAQALMSAHLQGAQSYWKGLIGGPAAAAR, encoded by the coding sequence ATGAAAGAAAACTCCCTCCTCTCCGATCTTGCGGCACATCTTTTCTCAAACTTGAGCGGCAACGGCCGCACGCCATCGGAGCGCGAACTTGCGGAGCACTTCAGCGTCAGCCGCGGTCAGATTCGCGAGGCGCTTGCCATTCTGGAGGCGATGCGCATCGTCGAGCGCCGAGCCAAGTCGGGCATCTACCTGACGACGACGGAAGCGAGCGTGGAGGCAATGGCGCTTTTTGCCCGCGCCGGCGTTCCGCTTGATCCCATCCTGATCTACGAGACCGTGGAGCTTCGCAAGATCCATGAGATCAAGGCGGCAGAACTCGCCTGCGATCGGGCGACGGAGGAGAATTACAAGCGCTTGCGCGATATCCTCGCAGCATCCGAGGCGAAGCTTGCCGCGGGCGAGGGGCTGGCGCGCGAGGACCGGGATTTTCATTTGGAGATCGTCCGCGCCACCAAGAATAGTGTCTTTTATCGGGTGTGCAGCGTCTACTACGTGATGGGCGAGCACCGGCTGCCGATCTATTTTGCCGATGCTGCCCGCAGCCGGCGCTCGCATGAGGAGCATATCCGCATCTACGAGGCGCTGCTTGCCCGAGACGGCAATCTCGCCCAGGCGCTGATGAGCGCGCATCTTCAAGGTGCGCAAAGCTATTGGAAGGGTCTCATCGGCGGTCCGGCGGCGGCAGCTCGATAG
- a CDS encoding mandelate racemase/muconate lactonizing enzyme family protein, with protein sequence MRIKTVEAWWVKIPIEASLQHRSDFGRLTTFDAAILRIETNDGIVGWGEGKNAAGSAGTYGTLVHMINHEVGPKLIGRDPGDISTIWEMLYNGVRHETAASSGHAMPEIARRGLSVAAISAVDIALWDILGKSLGVPVWKLLGGRKADRLPAYASGGWESAEKIGEQLRSYIAVGGFKSVKMRVGAMDRAPHVSAARVRAARKAVGPDVDLMVDAHGTYTVAEAKRFIQMVADCDLAWFEEPVIADDKPGLAEVRAAGNVPIAAGESEATRFAFRDLAMLRAADIFQPDPAFCGGITEAMRISSLASAFNLRFAPHLWAGAPCFFSGLHLCAASPASFVIEYSLGANPMIHDLVEDPVSVKDGMIEIPDRPGLGFTINQRVLETHAQRH encoded by the coding sequence GTGCGTATCAAGACCGTCGAGGCCTGGTGGGTCAAGATTCCCATCGAGGCGAGCCTTCAGCACCGCAGCGACTTCGGCCGCCTCACGACTTTTGATGCTGCGATTCTGCGTATCGAAACGAACGACGGCATCGTGGGTTGGGGAGAGGGTAAGAATGCCGCAGGCAGTGCCGGCACCTACGGCACGCTGGTACACATGATCAATCACGAGGTAGGGCCAAAGCTCATCGGCCGCGATCCTGGCGACATCTCCACCATATGGGAGATGCTCTATAACGGCGTACGCCACGAGACGGCGGCGAGTTCGGGCCATGCCATGCCCGAGATCGCGCGGCGCGGCCTTTCCGTTGCGGCGATCAGCGCGGTCGACATCGCACTCTGGGACATTCTCGGCAAGTCGCTCGGCGTCCCGGTCTGGAAGCTGCTGGGTGGCCGCAAGGCCGACAGGTTGCCAGCCTATGCCTCGGGCGGTTGGGAGAGTGCGGAGAAGATCGGCGAGCAACTCCGGTCGTATATCGCGGTCGGCGGTTTCAAGTCAGTCAAGATGCGGGTCGGCGCGATGGATCGTGCGCCGCATGTTTCGGCGGCGCGCGTGCGGGCGGCTCGCAAAGCTGTCGGCCCCGACGTCGACCTGATGGTCGATGCGCACGGCACCTATACTGTTGCCGAAGCGAAGCGGTTCATCCAGATGGTTGCCGATTGCGACCTCGCCTGGTTCGAGGAGCCGGTGATAGCCGATGACAAGCCTGGCTTGGCGGAGGTGCGCGCTGCCGGGAATGTGCCGATCGCTGCCGGCGAGAGCGAGGCGACGCGTTTTGCCTTCCGAGATCTTGCCATGCTTCGGGCCGCCGACATATTCCAGCCCGATCCGGCCTTCTGTGGCGGCATTACGGAGGCGATGCGCATCAGTTCGCTCGCTAGCGCCTTCAACCTCCGTTTCGCACCGCATCTTTGGGCCGGTGCGCCCTGCTTCTTCTCCGGCCTGCACTTGTGCGCGGCCTCCCCGGCAAGCTTCGTCATCGAATACTCACTCGGCGCAAATCCGATGATCCATGATCTTGTCGAGGACCCTGTGTCTGTAAAGGACGGTATGATAGAGATCCCGGACAGACCTGGCCTGGGCTTCACGATCAATCAGCGGGTCCTGGAGACTCATGCGCAAAGACACTGA
- a CDS encoding sugar phosphate isomerase/epimerase family protein: MHLSTHNWMRAEPLAVTLKRIKKYGYESIEISGEPAQYDVKETRALLKEHGIRCWGAVTLTLGERNLAARDEGQRARSVDYVKSVITMVSELEGEILTLVPATVGKVVPDGTEEEEWRWVVDATRECFAHAQKRGVRIAVEPLNRFETYFFNRAAQALALADAVNPECGVCLDAFHLNIEEEDMYEAIRLAGKRLFDFHIADNNRFAAGLGHLDWPKIIGTLKEVGYDGAVTNEFVAPVDRTPATKYPDMVERNPVDIPPEQLKFIQDHGSSLLTEKFYDDQMRITAETILPLIK; this comes from the coding sequence ATGCATCTTTCGACACACAACTGGATGCGGGCCGAACCGCTCGCCGTCACGCTGAAGCGCATCAAGAAATACGGCTACGAGAGCATCGAGATTTCGGGCGAGCCGGCTCAGTACGACGTCAAGGAGACGCGTGCGCTGCTGAAGGAGCACGGCATCCGCTGCTGGGGCGCCGTTACACTGACCCTCGGCGAGCGAAATCTTGCTGCCAGGGATGAAGGCCAGCGCGCCAGGTCAGTGGACTATGTCAAGAGCGTCATCACCATGGTCAGCGAACTCGAGGGCGAGATCCTCACGCTCGTGCCGGCGACGGTCGGCAAGGTCGTGCCGGATGGGACCGAGGAGGAAGAGTGGAGATGGGTGGTGGACGCCACCAGGGAGTGTTTTGCCCACGCTCAGAAGAGGGGCGTGCGCATTGCCGTCGAGCCGCTCAACCGTTTCGAGACCTATTTCTTCAACCGTGCCGCCCAGGCGCTGGCGCTCGCCGATGCCGTTAACCCCGAATGCGGGGTCTGCCTGGATGCGTTCCACCTGAACATCGAGGAGGAAGACATGTATGAGGCGATCCGGCTTGCCGGTAAGCGCCTGTTCGATTTTCACATCGCCGATAACAATCGTTTCGCCGCTGGCCTCGGCCACCTCGACTGGCCGAAGATCATCGGCACGCTGAAGGAGGTCGGTTACGACGGTGCCGTCACCAACGAATTCGTCGCTCCGGTTGACCGAACGCCAGCCACCAAATATCCGGACATGGTCGAGCGCAACCCCGTCGACATCCCCCCGGAGCAGCTGAAATTTATCCAGGACCACGGCTCGAGCCTCCTCACTGAGAAATTCTACGACGATCAGATGCGGATTACCGCCGAGACGATCCTGCCGCTAATTAAGTAA
- a CDS encoding sugar phosphate isomerase/epimerase family protein, whose product MKIGMCMFLWTTSVGRKHEALLRDIKETGFDGVEIPVFSGTPDDYRRLGSLLDRIGLERTAVSAIGDPAMNLIASDAATRRRGIDYVKWAIDCSDALGATMLSGPLHSTLGKFSGSGPSAAELKRSVSSQLAIGDHAARRGVTIGLEALNRFECYLFNTMDDLAAHIDAIGHPNIRAMYDTFHSNIEESDPIGAFTRNRDRIVHVHISENDRGVPGRGNIPWAETFRALRASGYDGWLTIESFGRALKELAAATRVWRDFFETPQSVYREGYRHIRDGWHAAA is encoded by the coding sequence ATGAAGATCGGCATGTGCATGTTCCTCTGGACGACAAGCGTCGGCCGAAAACACGAGGCACTGCTACGCGACATCAAGGAGACCGGGTTTGATGGCGTCGAAATTCCAGTCTTTTCGGGCACACCCGACGACTACCGGCGGCTCGGGTCCTTGCTCGACCGGATCGGCCTGGAACGGACCGCCGTTTCCGCCATTGGCGACCCCGCGATGAATCTGATCGCCTCCGACGCAGCAACCCGCAGACGCGGTATCGACTACGTGAAATGGGCAATCGACTGCAGCGATGCGCTCGGCGCGACAATGCTGAGCGGGCCGCTACACTCGACGCTGGGAAAATTTTCGGGAAGCGGGCCGAGCGCGGCGGAACTCAAGCGCTCAGTTTCCTCGCAACTGGCGATCGGCGATCATGCAGCAAGGCGCGGCGTCACCATCGGACTCGAGGCGCTCAACCGCTTCGAATGTTACCTGTTCAACACGATGGATGACCTTGCGGCCCATATCGACGCGATCGGACATCCGAATATCCGCGCCATGTATGATACATTTCACAGCAACATCGAAGAATCCGATCCCATCGGCGCCTTCACGCGAAACCGTGACCGCATCGTGCATGTCCACATTTCGGAGAACGACCGTGGCGTACCAGGCCGTGGCAATATTCCATGGGCGGAAACCTTCAGGGCACTGCGCGCGAGTGGCTACGACGGATGGCTGACGATCGAATCCTTTGGTCGGGCGCTCAAGGAGCTTGCCGCCGCGACAAGGGTCTGGCGCGACTTTTTCGAGACACCGCAATCAGTCTACCGTGAAGGCTATCGCCATATCCGCGATGGATGGCACGCCGCGGCATGA